In a genomic window of Spodoptera frugiperda isolate SF20-4 chromosome 18, AGI-APGP_CSIRO_Sfru_2.0, whole genome shotgun sequence:
- the LOC118278126 gene encoding trypsin, alkaline C-like isoform X3, translating into MAVLTLLTIALFAGAAYSAPQASRIVGGTETTIANFPSIVAVEFFGVWTGVWSQSCAANILTARYVLSAAHCFDGIFYQPENRRIRAGSSYRNTGGILSYVEVEFNHPTYGLNGYDGDISVIRLRTPLEYSPVVQQATIVSQGFKIPDNLPVKHAGWGAISQGGPMSPVLLETTIFTINNELCAARYQTLDPPSVVTENMICAGILDVGGKDACQGDSGGPLYYGDIVVGVVSWGHGCANATFPGVSTAVSSYTDWIAASVH; encoded by the exons ATGGCAGTGCTGACTCTCCTGACCATCGCCCTCTTTgcag GCGCGGCCTACTCCGCCCCTCAGGCTTCTCGTATCGTGGGGGGAACCGAGACTACTATCGCCAACTTTCCCTCTATCGTTGCGGTAGAATTCTTCGGAGTCTGGACTGGTGTCTGGTCCCAGTCTTGTGCCGCCAACATTCTGACTGCTCGTTACGTCTTGTCTGCTGCACACTGTTTCGATGGCAT cTTCTATCAACCAGAGAACCGTCGTATCAGGGCTGGATCTTCCTACCGTAACACTGGTGGTATCCTGTCTTACGTCGAGGTTGAGTTCAACCACCCCACCTACGGTCTGAACGGTTACGATGGTGACATCTCCGTCATTCGCCTGCGTACTCCCTTGGAATACAGCCCCGTGGTCCAACAGGCTACCATTGTCTCGCAAGGATTCAAGATCCCTGACAACTTGCCTGTCAAGCATGCTGGATGGGGTGCCATTTCG CAAGGAGGACCTATGTCTCCCGTGCTCCTGGAGACCACAATCTTCACCATCAACAACGAGCTGTGTGCTGCTCGCTACCAGACCTTGGACCCACCTTCCGTTGTTACTGAGAACATGATCTGCGCCGGTATTCTTGACGTCGGTGGCAAGGACGCCTGCCAGGGTGACTCTGGTGGTCCTCTCTACTACGGTGACATAGTGGTCGGTGTCGTGTCTTGGGGTCATGGCTGCGCTAACGCGACCTTCCCCGGAGTCAGCACTGCTGTGAGCTCCTACACCGACTGGATTGCGGCTTCTGTCCACTAA
- the LOC118277917 gene encoding trypsin, alkaline C-like produces the protein MALFTFLIIALLAGAVDPGRVRRIVGGSDTTIDKYPSLVQIESRNLWSGIWSQSCAGTILTTRYVLSAAQCFFGPWYSPKNRRIRAGSSYRNTSGVIYLIEKEINHPQYDLYNTSSDISVLRLETRIEYTPVIQPGTLLAADFAFPADIPVTVVGWGHTAYYGVHANVLQETTVTTVDRDFCAKRYRSINTRRNVTKSMLCAGVLGVTGRDTCTGDYGGPLYYGHIVIGIASWGHQCGHADFPGVYASVASYTRWIASVVV, from the exons ATggctttatttacatttctaaTCATCGCTTTATTGGCAG GAGCTGTGGATCCTGGGCGTGTCCGTCGTATAGTGGGAGGTAGTGACACCACTATAGACAAGTATCCCTCACTCGTGCAAATCGAGAGCCGAAACCTATGGAGCGGCATTTGGTCGCAATCCTGCGCCGGTACTATTCTGACTACGAGATATGTACTGTCTGCTGCTCAATGCTTTTTTGGCCC ATGGTACTCCCCAAAAAACCGTCGCATCAGAGCAGGGTCTTCATATCGCAATACGTCTGGCGTTATCTACCTCATAGAAAAAGAGATCAACCACCCGCAATACGACCTCTACAATACTTCGTCCGATATATCGGTGCTCCGACTCGAGACCCGGATAGAGTACACTCCTGTTATCCAGCCTGGTACACTCCTTGCTGCTGATTTCGCCTTTCCCGCTGATATACCTGTTACCGTTGTTGGATGGGGTCATACTGCA TACTACGGAGTGCATGCAAATGTTCTTCAAGAAACCACGGTGACCACGGTGGACCGAGATTTTTGTGCTAAACGCTACAGATCTATAAATACCCGTCGTAACGTTACCAAGAGCATGCTTTGCGCTGGGGTCTTAGGGGTCACTGGCAGAGACACCTGTACTGGGGACTATGGGGGTCCACTCTATTACGGGCATATAGTTATTGGTATAGCCAGTTGGGGTCACCAATGTGGTCATGCTGACTTTCCTGGGGTCTACGCGTCTGTTGCTTCCTATACTAGGTGGATTGCTTCTGTTGTTGTATAA
- the LOC118278126 gene encoding trypsin, alkaline C-like isoform X1 gives MAVLALLTIALFAGAAYSAPQASRIVGGTETSIDKFPSIVAVEFLGVWTGVWSQSCAANILTTRYVLSAAHCFEGVFYDPSYRRVRAGSSYRNTGGILSYVEVEFNHPTYGLNGYDGDISVIRLRTPLEYSPVVQQAAIVPQGFKIPDNLPVVHAGWGAISQGGPLSPVLLETTIFTINNELCASRYLTLPRPLVVTENMICAGIPDVGGKDACQGDSGGPLYYTNILVGVVSWGHGCANETFPGVSTAVSSYTDWIAASVN, from the exons ATGGCAGTACTGGCTCTTCTGACCATCGCCCTCTTTGcag GCGCGGCCTACTCCGCCCCACAGGCTTCCCGCATCGTGGGGGGAACTGAGACGTCCATTGACAAGTTCCCTTCCATCGTTGCGGTAGAATTCCTCGGAGTCTGGACTGGTGTCTGGTCCCAGTCTTGTGCCGCCAACATTTTGACTACTCGTTACGTTTTGTCTGCTGCACACTGTTTCGAGGGCGT CTTCTACGACCCAAGCTACCGTCGTGTCAGGGCTGGATCTTCCTACCGTAACACCGGTGGTATCCTGTCTTACGTCGAGGTTGAGTTCAACCACCCCACCTACGGTTTGAACGGTTATGATGGTGACATCTCCGTCATTCGTCTGCGCACTCCCTTGGAATACAGTCCCGTGGTCCAACAGGCCGCGATTGTCCCTCAAGGATTCAAGATCCCTGACAACCTGCCCGTTGTCCACGCTGGATGGGGTGCAATCTCG CAAGGAGGACCTTTGTCTCCCGTGCTCTTGGAGACCACAATCTTCACCATCAACAACGAGCTCTGCGCATCTCGCTACCTGACTCTGCCCAGACCCCTGGTTGTTACTGAGAACATGATCTGCGCTGGTATTCCTGACGTCGGTGGCAAGGACGCCTGCCAGGGTGACTCTGGTGGTCCTCTCTACTACACCAACATCCTCGTCGGTGTCGTGTCTTGGGGCCATGGCTGCGCTAACGAGACCTTCCCCGGAGTCAGCACTGCTGTCAGCTCCTACACCGACTGGATCGCCGCTTCTGTCAACTAA
- the LOC126911686 gene encoding trypsin, alkaline C-like, giving the protein MAVLALLTIALFAGAAFSAPQSSRIVGGTETSIDKFPSIVAVENYGVLTGVWSQSCAANILTTRYVLSAAHCFRGVFYSPNYRRIRAGSSYRNYGGVVVNVEVEFNHPSYGLNGADGDISVIRLSTPLEYSPVVQQAAIVPQGFKIPDNLPVVHAGWGRIESGGAVSPVLLETTIFTINNELCAARYQTLDPPSVVTENMICAGILDVGGKDACQGDSGGPLYYTNILVGVVSWGHGCANETFPGVSTAVSSYTDWIAASVS; this is encoded by the exons ATGGCAGTGCTGGCTCTATTGACTATCGCCCTCTTTGCAG gtGCGGCCTTCTCCGCCCCCCAGTCTTCCCGCATCGTGGGTGGAACTGAGACCTCTATAGACAAGTTCCCCTCAATCGTCGCAGTGGAGAACTACGGCGTCCTCACTGGAGTCTGGTCTCAGTCTTGCGCTGCCAATATTTTGACCACGAGATACGTTCTGTCTGCTGCACACTGTTTCCGTGGCGT attCTACAGCCCAAACTACCGTCGCATCAGGGCTGGTTCTTCCTACCGTAACTACGGTGGTGTTGTGGTGAACGTGGAGGTTGAGTTCAACCACCCCAGCTACGGTTTGAACGGAGCTGATGGTGACATCTCAGTCATTCGTTTGAGCACTCCCTTGGAATACAGCCCCGTGGTCCAACAGGCCGCGATTGTCCCTCAAGGATTCAAGATCCCCGACAACTTGCCTGTTGTTCACGCTGGATGGGGCAGGATTGAA TCCGGCGGTGCTGTGTCTCCCGTGCTCTTGGAGACCACAATCTTCACCATCAACAACGAGCTGTGTGCTGCCCGCTACCAGACCTTGGACCCACCTTCCGTTGTTACTGAGAACATGATCTGCGCCGGTATCCTCGACGTCGGTGGCAAGGACGCCTGCCAGGGTGACTCTGGTGGTCCTCTCTACTACACCAACATCCTCGTCGGTGTCGTGTCTTGGGGCCATGGCTGCGCTAACGAGACCTTCCCCGGAGTCAGCACTGCTGTCAGCTCCTACACCGACTGGATCGCGGCTTCTGTCagctaa
- the LOC118278126 gene encoding trypsin, alkaline C-like isoform X2, giving the protein MAVLTLLTIALFAGAAYSAPQASRIVGGTETSIDKFPSIVAVEFLGVWTGVWSQSCAANILTTRYVLSAAHCFEGVFYDPSYRRVRAGSSYRNTGGILSYVEVEFNHPTYGLNGYDGDISVIRLRTPLEYSPVVQQAAIVPQGFKIPDNLPVVHAGWGAISQGGPLSPVLLETTIFTINNELCASRYLTLPRPLVVTENMICAGIPDVGGKDACQGDSGGPLYYTNILVGVVSWGHGCANETFPGVSTAVSSYTDWIAASVN; this is encoded by the exons ATGGCAGTGCTGACTCTCCTGACCATCGCCCTCTTTgcag GCGCGGCCTACTCCGCCCCACAGGCTTCCCGCATCGTGGGGGGAACTGAGACGTCCATTGACAAGTTCCCTTCCATCGTTGCGGTAGAATTCCTCGGAGTCTGGACTGGTGTCTGGTCCCAGTCTTGTGCCGCCAACATTTTGACTACTCGTTACGTTTTGTCTGCTGCACACTGTTTCGAGGGCGT CTTCTACGACCCAAGCTACCGTCGTGTCAGGGCTGGATCTTCCTACCGTAACACCGGTGGTATCCTGTCTTACGTCGAGGTTGAGTTCAACCACCCCACCTACGGTTTGAACGGTTATGATGGTGACATCTCCGTCATTCGTCTGCGCACTCCCTTGGAATACAGTCCCGTGGTCCAACAGGCCGCGATTGTCCCTCAAGGATTCAAGATCCCTGACAACCTGCCCGTTGTCCACGCTGGATGGGGTGCAATCTCG CAAGGAGGACCTTTGTCTCCCGTGCTCTTGGAGACCACAATCTTCACCATCAACAACGAGCTCTGCGCATCTCGCTACCTGACTCTGCCCAGACCCCTGGTTGTTACTGAGAACATGATCTGCGCTGGTATTCCTGACGTCGGTGGCAAGGACGCCTGCCAGGGTGACTCTGGTGGTCCTCTCTACTACACCAACATCCTCGTCGGTGTCGTGTCTTGGGGCCATGGCTGCGCTAACGAGACCTTCCCCGGAGTCAGCACTGCTGTCAGCTCCTACACCGACTGGATCGCCGCTTCTGTCAACTAA